TGATAGCCTTGCAATTTCCTTGATGATAAACTCTTTTTCCTCCTCAAATTGCTCATCTTCTGAACCTGAAAAAGGTGACAGAACAGATACTAATGACATGCAAGAGAAATTGTTTATTTAAGTGTTCATAAGCTGAATAGAAATTCAGGAAAACATTGTGTAATCATAGGCTTCAAAGCAAGGAGTTACTGAAAGTATTGCAACCTTTTCCTGGGGACAGATTATGAAGCAATTCTAGCAGTTTTTCCTGGTTCTTCGCCAAAATAAGTTTTACTTCTCGAGGCTTATGGGGATTAGCAACGAAAACCTGGATAAACAAAATGTTATGTTGTAGGATATATTTcttcagaaaaaagaaaaaagaaaaccttGACATCAAAAGTATAGATGTCCAGAAATTAGAACATGTTAAAAGAAGTGCCTGAAGAAGTAAGTCTTTAGGAACTTCCTGCATATTACCAAATTATGAAGAAGTGATTTATTCTACctcaaatattgaaaataaatttatgttagaATGTTTTTACCCTAAAAGAAggttttgttataaaatttttcaaCGCTACACAGATATATATTAGGAGGCCTAATCTGGTTTTGGTTCCTTTCATACATCCACAAAGGAAAGCCAATAAAGAGGATATTTCACCTTGAAAATGTGGAAGGCTGATATCTGAATGTTTTTACTTGAATCCTGTGCAAACCAAAATATGAACAGTTAGCACAAGATACGAAGATAAGGGAAAAACTAAATCATTGATTTTTAtgcaaactagaaaaaaaatgctTAGTATAGCTCCAGCATGTCATCATTGCATTTAAGATTAATACTAGTATAGAATCGACTGTTTAGCATGCCAAGCATGTGGGATACACTAACAACTAGAACCACGTTTTATTCTAATAGGTGAATTCAGCTAAATGAATCAATTACATATAACCAAACTGACCACATGTTGTTAATGAACTACGAAATCATattaaaatccataaattataaaaagaaaatgtatttgAACAGTGTTTCCCGACCTGATAAATCAATTTAGAAAAACATACAGCAGCAAATTGGAACTAAGGAAACTACAATTTACATGCAACAGTAgttatataaaacataaaacagaaCAAGGAGATCctataaatacaacaaaataTTCTTCATTATATGTGTAGATTACAGTTAACAGAGAAGCCAACCTATACAAACAAATACAACACTTCACAGATACAAGGAAAATGTTCAGCTGTGCAAAGTATGCTGCATTTATCAGGAATATCATAGCTAGTAAACACATTAACTGAGTATGATGTGAGTATGCCATTAGTCATGGGTAAAAGGGAGAATATCACACAAGTACACAGGGTTATGAGAAGTTATACCCTCAATAATGTCATCATGACTTTCAAGTAACGAACTTCTAAGATGTACCGCTTCATTATCTGAGAATTAGGAGATTCCAAAAGAAAATCCGAAAGAAGCTAAAACCCAAagaaaattaattgttaaatcacataaataaaaatatgatgaggaaacaaaaacattaaaaagtgTTGCAAGAACAAACCTTCAAAGACTGCCTCCTCGTGACATAATTAGGAGATGTCAAAAGTCTCTCGTATAGATCAAAGAACTGGGAACATAAAGTCCTATTAGGAAAGTTGAAATGCAATATGGGAGATAACGTCCAATTTGCAATGTACACCCATATGTATATTCAAATACGAGGATACAAGCACGTAAGTATATCATGGAGAACAGTTAatggattgattttatttttagagaTTTTACCTCCTGGGCATAAATATCATATgaacacacaatttttttctctagCAGAACAGGGTGCTGCCAAGATATGTTCAAATCAGATAAATATGTCAAGGATGAAACAAACCTCATCATAGTGAGCTGTCAAAAATTCAGACACCACATTTACATGCTTAGTGAGAAGATCCTGTAAAAGCATGCCCATAGAGAAGTGTGAGGAAGTGTCATGCAGAGCTTTACAATCATAGTGAGACAAATAAAGGGAATTAAAATGGGGGACGATTCTGTTCTCACCTTAAAGGTCGAAAATGCATCAGATGCAACATCAAAGTTAGGCAACTCTACAAATTTAAAGAACAACACAAAACTAGCAGATTCCAATATGTACCTGAAAAACACTCAAAAAATACACAAGGTTAAAACAGTAGACTGTAACACAAACATCAGACTCAAAATACACATAGATAGTGAAAATCAACTATTAATTTTCacttataaaacaatttaataccCTACTATTTTAACAGTTGAGTTTCATCATCCTCAAGCCCAAATTTGTTGTAATCTCCTTACGACAGTAAATGTAAGTATGGAACTACAAACAACAGAAACCCATGGTGATGTTGGAGCAAGGAACAACAACAATTAATTAGAATGTCAGCTCTAACCAAGCACATTCAAACAATGCAGATATGCCAACTTATTGCACTATACTTATTGTGACGAAGCAGAAAAATCTTTGTTTTCCttcttataatataaaaaagatgtCATTCATTCCACTTTTTTTAAGCCCACTAAAGCAATCCTCTAATACAAACGTAGATCAAAATCTCGGCATGATCAATCTTAGCACGCAACAAACATAAAGATATCAGAGATGAAAAATAACAAGCAGAAAGTTAGGAAGAAGACTACACAATGGCAGCCCAAGATATCTTACCTTCCAAGTGATGGAAATTTGATGCACTCCCGCAACATTATGCCACAGCTCAAGGCAATATCTTTGTTATCATAGCTGCTTGGAAACAGATATAGAGATGTTTTGAGCAAGACGTTTATATTTATCAGATTTGAGATGA
This portion of the Vigna unguiculata cultivar IT97K-499-35 chromosome 6, ASM411807v1, whole genome shotgun sequence genome encodes:
- the LOC114188646 gene encoding calcium-binding protein 39; amino-acid sequence: MSFSFFKALRPKTPQEVAKSIKESLMALDTKTVSEVKALEKALEEVEKNFATMRTMLSGDGESEPNLDQVSQLVEEICKEDVLTLLIHKLPILGWEARKDLVHCWSILLKHKVESHSYCVEYIEQHVELLDFLVVCYDNKDIALSCGIMLRECIKFPSLGRYILESASFVLFFKFVELPNFDVASDAFSTFKDLLTKHVNVVSEFLTAHYDEFFDLYERLLTSPNYVTRRQSLKLLSDFLLESPNSQIMKRYILEVRYLKVMMTLLRDSSKNIQISAFHIFKVFVANPHKPREVKLILAKNQEKLLELLHNLSPGKGSEDEQFEEEKEFIIKEIARLSC